From the genome of Rana temporaria chromosome 8, aRanTem1.1, whole genome shotgun sequence:
gcttttaGTGTACTATGCAACAGCGCAGTGTACTGTGGTCATTCAGCCGGTCAACAAACGGTTGAACGCCCCGATAATTcggttgtgccccatcattgatgtctgtgggaggagtggtaccccatcattggtgtctgtgggaggaatggtagcacatcactggtgtctgtgggaggaatgctaccccatcattggtgtctgtgggagaaatGGTACTTCATcactggtgtctgtgggaggaatggtaccctgtcactggtgtctgtgggaggaatggtgccacaagggccagataaaggcaagcaaaggaccaCATCCAGCCCACGGGCCGCAGTTTAGAGACTGTTAGTATTGTGTATTTGAGAGGGGCctagttttgttttattattataggGTTTATTCAATAGTGGTACAAATACAGAGATTCAACCAATAAAATAATACATGATTATTAAAAGATGTTACATAATTTGCAGTATGGCGCCCATGAAAGGTTAGATGAAAGACAATCGGCAACTCCATACATGCTTTTACATCAGTCCAGATTTATTATATCTCCATAAAAGATAAGTGTGCAAAGCAGGGGTTTAGCAACTGTAGTTACCAAATCAACAGATTTACATAAACAACCTAATATTTGTCAGTGAAAATTTGTTTGCAATAATTGTGTGGTAATTATCCATGTCAACCAAACAAAAATAGCAGCAAACGAAACCTTTCATCAGGAGGTTaggttgatgtcacagtggcgatTCTGCCACTGGCAGTTGTAAGATGCCCAAAGTTAATCTCTGCTGTACTTAATGGACGTTGTTCTCTTGTTGGCCAAGACCCAGTTGGGCAGGGAGGGGGGAATTCTGTGGATCTgagttgttgagcgaggggggggttTATCGCCGATCGCGCGACCGCGGGATTTACCGCGAATCGCGGGGGGAGGTAGGGGTGACGCGGAATCGCGGGACTCTAGCACTGATTGCAGGACCGCGGGATTTACCGCGAAATCTGGGACGGTTGTTCCAAAAGATATAATTATGTTTATCGtacattatggttgccctcaaaagaactggttgtatctgtaagaatctgcaggttcttttgaatcgtgtgtgtacactcggcgggcaagaaagcttgccaggaatctcgtcaggaaaaccaaagtttttttcccagctcattagtatccttgttcagcagatccccagcttattagtactaccctcattcagcagatccccttctctgtagtacccccagctctgctgataccCCTCTCagaagtaacccccagctctgccaatccccagctcagtagtaaccaccagctctgctgatcctcaacCGCTCGGTCCTCACTCTCCAGTCCCGTTCACCTTCTGCTATAGAATTCTCGATTTCACACCACGTGTGCCATCTGCTAGTTGCTCCGCTCCGGTCTGGACCCCACTCACCTTCCTACTGCTCCACCCTGCACACCAGATGTGACGTCTGCACCAGACACTTCCAGAATATacgggggtagattcacgtagatgcgcgtaactttgtgcgggcataacgtatcctatttaggttacgcctctgcaacttttacaggcaagtgccgtattctcaaaagaaagttgcggcggcgtagcgtaaataggccggcgtaaggccgcctaattcaaattgtgaagaggtgggcgtgtgttatttaaattaaccatgacccgacgtgattgacgtttttcacgaacggcgcatgcgccacccgtggaatatcccagtgtgcattgctccacagtacgccacaaggacgtattggtttcgacgtgaacgtaaatgacgtccagccccattcacggacgacttacgcaaacgacgtaaaactttcaaatttagacgcgggaacgacggccatacttaacattggtatgccgcatgtacgccaccatatagcaggggtaactttacgccgggaaaagcctaacgtaaacggcatttctgtactgcgtcggccgggcgtacgttcatgaattcgcgtatctagctgatttacatatttctaggcgtaaatcagcgtacacgcccccagcggccagcgtaaatatgcagttaagatccgacggcgtaagagacttacgccggtcggatctaatagaaatatatgcgtaactgattctatcaggcgcatagatacgaccgcccagacaaAACTGGAGCATGCTGGTAGTGGGGAGGGGTTATACCTGGCTGAGCGATGGCTTTTATTTGCCAGTGTTTAAATCCTCCTGCAGGTGGCAatataactagagttgagcggacacctggatgttcgggttcggacccgaacccgaactttaaaaaaaaaaaatttgggttcgggaacccgaaccccattgaagtcaatgggacacggacttttagacaCTCTGttacgtcactgggacagcccttgcgtcagagcgggacgggggcacgtgacgcgtggcccgcctcccctataaaagaaacgtcaaagcatcggcgcatcactcgctgagctgtgctctgaatggatggatgttctcatcgctggaccaatcgctggacacatcacccggcgctggatagacacaacgttggagcaggaaacgGCATCAATCGTcttttttcaccgctggatttttatttggtttaattaataaagtaatttattcgatggtgtgtgtgttgtttttcctgaaaactactatttacacttccttcgtgaaatggtaggggtacagtgtaccccattaccatttcacacgggggggagCAGGATCTGagggtcctctttgttaaaggggtcttccagattctgataagccccctgcccgcatacccccacaaccaccgggcaagggttgtggggatgagacccttgtgggggttgtggggatgagacaccccaaagcaccctcccaatgttgagggcatgtggcctggtgcggttcaggagaggggggggggcgcactctgtccccccctcttttttgcggccggccaggtcaacgtcctcagataaggggtctggtgtggattttagggggaactccacgccattttttttttaaatttggggtggagttccccttaaaatccacaccagacctgaagttatggatatttagggggaaccccacgtcatttttttttttcaaattgacggcggggttccccttaatatccataccagacctaaagggtctggttattgaatttggggggacctccgcgcattttttttttcccgaacccaaactttcagcaattattcgggtacgggtaaaacccaaagtccgtaccgaacccgaactttacagttcgggttcgctcaactctcaactcaactcaaatATAACCAAACTGTCTTTATTATTGATCCGGTGTCCCTTAACTTCAAGAAACGAAATGACCAGATTTTACGGCAAGTACAAAAGTCCTTACTTAGAGAGGAACACATACTATATGAACTTTTTCATGTCTCATGAGATACGATTTCcgagaaaaacattttccacattggGAACATGAATACGGCTTGTTACCCGTATGAACATTTTCGTGTGCGACAAGATTCGATTTCCGAGAAAAGCACTTCCCGCATTCCGAACAGGAAAGCGGCTTGTCCCCCTTGTGAACATTTTCGTGTGCAATCAGATTGGATTTGctcgaaaaacattttccgcattcCGAACACGAATATGGCTTCAGCCCCGAGTGGGTTCTCTGGTGTTTTGTAAGGTTCGAGCTTTCGGCAAAACATCTTCCACACTCATTACAGGAGaaaggcttttcccccgtgtgagttctTTCGTGCAAAACGAGATGGGCTCTCTGgctgaaacacttcccgcacactGGACATGTGAACGGTTTGAAacccgtgtgagacctctgatgagaGATCAATTTGTCTCGCCAAGTAAAGCATTTCCCGCAGATGGCGCATGAAAATGGTCTCTCGCCCGAGTGACTTCTCTGGTGTCTAACCAGATTAGATCTTTTGCCAAAACATTTGCCACATTCGCTGCAGGAAAACTTCTTCAGGCCCGTGTGAGTTCTTTCATGCGAAACGAGGTCAGCTCTCATGTCAAAGCATATCCCACATGCCGAACATGAATATGGCTCCTCCTCAACCCCAGCTTCAGGATCCGAATATAGCTTCTCTTCCATGTGGCACTTCTGGTGCGAAAGAAGTTCTTCCCTTTCTGTAAAACGCTCCTCGCATTCcggacaggaaaatggcttcaCCCCCGGGTGCGACCTCAGATGCAAGAGCAGGTTTTCCCTCCGTGTAAAACTTTTGCTGCATTCGGAACAGGAAAACGGCTTTTCCCcagtgtgagacctctgatggtAGATAAGCTTCTCTCTCCGCGCAAAGCATTTCCCGCATTCGGCGCAGGAAAATGGCTTCAGCCCCGTGTGTGATCTTTGATGTATGATGAGGTTTTCTCTCTGGGTAAAACGCTTTCCGC
Proteins encoded in this window:
- the LOC120909881 gene encoding gastrula zinc finger protein XlCGF26.1-like isoform X1 — translated: MALALCCLSLTDGSSKRNPPERCPRPLYSRDSTQEHQEIQQSCQSEYLVVHKVEAKEDSEETAVRGDEQEIGTDGRYIRNISKQSHFTFPDGEKEDSNVIAGSSEVNFILPGLYRIFPCSECGKCFNDRAEFRSHQKSHAGERTYPCSECGKSFTRKENLKLHQRSHTGIRPFSCAECGKRFSRRKILMAHQRIHTGEKPFGCSECGKRFTQRENLIIHQRSHTGLKPFSCAECGKCFARREKLIYHQRSHTGEKPFSCSECSKSFTRRENLLLHLRSHPGVKPFSCPECEERFTEREELLSHQKCHMEEKLYSDPEAGVEEEPYSCSACGICFDMRADLVSHERTHTGLKKFSCSECGKCFGKRSNLVRHQRSHSGERPFSCAICGKCFTWRDKLISHQRSHTGFKPFTCPVCGKCFSQRAHLVLHERTHTGEKPFSCNECGRCFAESSNLTKHQRTHSGLKPYSCSECGKCFSSKSNLIAHENVHKGDKPLSCSECGKCFSRKSNLVAHENVHTGNKPYSCSQCGKCFSRKSYLMRHEKVHIVCVPL
- the LOC120909881 gene encoding gastrula zinc finger protein XlCGF26.1-like isoform X2; the encoded protein is MSPSSVFPGLHTGTSGDPTVLSNGRYIRNISKQSHFTFPDGEKEDSNVIAGSSEVNFILPGLYRIFPCSECGKCFNDRAEFRSHQKSHAGERTYPCSECGKSFTRKENLKLHQRSHTGIRPFSCAECGKRFSRRKILMAHQRIHTGEKPFGCSECGKRFTQRENLIIHQRSHTGLKPFSCAECGKCFARREKLIYHQRSHTGEKPFSCSECSKSFTRRENLLLHLRSHPGVKPFSCPECEERFTEREELLSHQKCHMEEKLYSDPEAGVEEEPYSCSACGICFDMRADLVSHERTHTGLKKFSCSECGKCFGKRSNLVRHQRSHSGERPFSCAICGKCFTWRDKLISHQRSHTGFKPFTCPVCGKCFSQRAHLVLHERTHTGEKPFSCNECGRCFAESSNLTKHQRTHSGLKPYSCSECGKCFSSKSNLIAHENVHKGDKPLSCSECGKCFSRKSNLVAHENVHTGNKPYSCSQCGKCFSRKSYLMRHEKVHIVCVPL